The Salmo trutta chromosome 6, fSalTru1.1, whole genome shotgun sequence genome has a window encoding:
- the LOC115196122 gene encoding uncharacterized protein LOC115196122 isoform X2, with translation MKIRVMQIWGFLMTVLGWIFVACTMAMEGWKVTSIGGMGGSAVIKVAWYWSNLWKACFTDSTSVTNCQDFPVLWSVDNHIQIVRGLLMGALSVGMLGFVLSLIGMECTFLGGKDKAKHRKLFTGGVCHIISGFLAASGYAVYAKYVSGEYFNPYFDGLNKTIVIPELPEVERDQAKSTTAQSPVSPITSKIKVSSASKISSKAAHSDVSAISSKSGQSSRASKSERSGRSSKSVQSSKSAGGSLTSGRSSRSRSHGSVDSEVSSGSSSTVSSLSSGSRRRERKPFIKNSYI, from the exons ATGAAAATCCGCGTGATGCAGATCTGGGGCTTCCTGATGACAGTGCTGGGCTGGATCTTTGTGGCATGCACCATGGCCATGGAGGGCTGGAAGGTCACGTCTATCGGGGGCATGGGCGGCTCGGCTGTCATCAAGGTGGCCTGGTACTGGTCTAACCTGTGGAAGGCCTGCTTCACCGACTCCACTTCTGTCACCAACTGCCAAGACTTCCCTGTGCTCTGGTCCGTGGACA ACCACATCCAGATTGTGAGGGGCCTGCTGATGGGTGCTCTGTCTGTGGGGATGCTGGGGTTCGTACTCAGTCTGATTGGGATGGAGTGCACCTTCCTCGGGGGCAAGGACAAGGCGAAGCACAGGAAGCTCTTCACCGGAGGAGTCTGTCACATCATCAGCG GCTTTCTGGCTGCGTCGGGGTATGCTGTCTACGCAAAATACGTCTCCGGGGAATACTTCAACCCCTATTTTGACGGATTAAA CAAAACTATAGTCATCCCTGAACTTCCCGAGGTTGAGAGGGACCAGGCCAAGTCCACCACAGCACAGTCCCCAGTGTCCCCGATCACCTCCAAGATCAAGGTTTCATCTGCATCTAAGATTTCTTCCAAAGCTGCACACTCAGATGTGTCCGCCATCTCCTCAAAGTCTGGTCAGTCCAGTCGTGCGTCCAAATCAGAGCGGTCTGGGCGGTCCTCAAAATCCGTGCAGTCCTCGAAATCTGCCGGTGGGTCTTTGACGTCTGGTCGTTCATCGAGGTCGAGGTCTCATGGGTCAGTAGACTCTGAGGTGAGCAGCGGCAGCAGTAGTACAGTGTCCTCTTTATCCAGTGGgtcaaggaggagagagagaaaaccgtTTATCAAAAACTCCTACATATGA
- the LOC115196122 gene encoding claudin-10 isoform X1: MKIRVMQIWGFLMTVLGWIFVACTMAMEGWKVTSIGGMGGSAVIKVAWYWSNLWKACFTDSTSVTNCQDFPVLWSVDNHIQIVRGLLMGALSVGMLGFVLSLIGMECTFLGGKDKAKHRKLFTGGVCHIISGFLAASGYAVYAKYVSGEYFNPYFDGLKFDLGTPLFLGWVGSAFHMTGGWFYLVSVCKLLCGDKSKTIVIPELPEVERDQAKSTTAQSPVSPITSKIKVSSASKISSKAAHSDVSAISSKSGQSSRASKSERSGRSSKSVQSSKSAGGSLTSGRSSRSRSHGSVDSEVSSGSSSTVSSLSSGSRRRERKPFIKNSYI; this comes from the exons ATGAAAATCCGCGTGATGCAGATCTGGGGCTTCCTGATGACAGTGCTGGGCTGGATCTTTGTGGCATGCACCATGGCCATGGAGGGCTGGAAGGTCACGTCTATCGGGGGCATGGGCGGCTCGGCTGTCATCAAGGTGGCCTGGTACTGGTCTAACCTGTGGAAGGCCTGCTTCACCGACTCCACTTCTGTCACCAACTGCCAAGACTTCCCTGTGCTCTGGTCCGTGGACA ACCACATCCAGATTGTGAGGGGCCTGCTGATGGGTGCTCTGTCTGTGGGGATGCTGGGGTTCGTACTCAGTCTGATTGGGATGGAGTGCACCTTCCTCGGGGGCAAGGACAAGGCGAAGCACAGGAAGCTCTTCACCGGAGGAGTCTGTCACATCATCAGCG GCTTTCTGGCTGCGTCGGGGTATGCTGTCTACGCAAAATACGTCTCCGGGGAATACTTCAACCCCTATTTTGACGGATTAAA gtttgacCTAGGGACTCCTCTGTTTCTTGGCTGGGTGGGATCAGCTTTCCATATGACAGGGGGTTGGTTCTACTTGGTCTCTGTGTGCAAACTACTCTGTGGGGACAAGAG CAAAACTATAGTCATCCCTGAACTTCCCGAGGTTGAGAGGGACCAGGCCAAGTCCACCACAGCACAGTCCCCAGTGTCCCCGATCACCTCCAAGATCAAGGTTTCATCTGCATCTAAGATTTCTTCCAAAGCTGCACACTCAGATGTGTCCGCCATCTCCTCAAAGTCTGGTCAGTCCAGTCGTGCGTCCAAATCAGAGCGGTCTGGGCGGTCCTCAAAATCCGTGCAGTCCTCGAAATCTGCCGGTGGGTCTTTGACGTCTGGTCGTTCATCGAGGTCGAGGTCTCATGGGTCAGTAGACTCTGAGGTGAGCAGCGGCAGCAGTAGTACAGTGTCCTCTTTATCCAGTGGgtcaaggaggagagagagaaaaccgtTTATCAAAAACTCCTACATATGA
- the LOC115196123 gene encoding claudin-10-like, with protein MSATDVQSHLPQLPLTSLPDPALQQTAQDYLRRMSNMATEIVAFIVTISGWILVCSTLPTDYWKVSSVDGTVITTATFWSNLWKTCVTDSTGVSNCKDFPSMLALDAYIQVCRGLMIASVCLGFFGATLALMGMKCTRIGGSESTKARLAGLAGLHFILSGLCSLTACSLYAHRITSEFFDPLFFAQKFELGAALFIGWAGSVLCILGGLIFCLSLSEGFSRAEYSYSGATSMVTKRHKPGKSANSFYKSAVSTDPRDPAEHSRQFGKNAYV; from the exons CGCCACAGACGTACAGTCTCATCTGCCGCAGTTGCCGTTAACCAGCTTACCTGACCCAGCTCTACAACAGACAGCACAGGACTATCTGAGGAGGATGAGCAACATGGCCACGGAGATCGTTGCCTTCATCGTGACCATATCTGGATGGATCCTGGTCTGCTCCACGTTGCCTACTGACTACTGGAAGGTGTCCTCCGTGGATGGGACGGTCATCACCACGGCGACCTTCTGGTCCAACCTGTGGAAGACCTGCGTCACGGATTCTACAGGAGTGTCCAACTGTAAAGATTTCCCCTCCATGCTGGCTCTGGATG cgTATATCCAGGTGTGTCGGGGCCTGATGATTGCGTCTGTGTGCCTGGGGTTCTTTGGAGCCACCCTGGCCCTGATGGGAATGAAGTGTACCAGGATCGGAGGCTCAGAGAGCACCAAGGCCAGACTAGCAGGCCTCGCAGGCCTTCACTTCATACTCAGTG GGCTTTGCTCCTTGACTGCATGCTCCCTGTACGCACACAGGATCACATCAGAGTTCTTTGACCCACTCTTTTTTGCTCAAAA GTTTGAACTGGGCGCAGCACTCTTCATCGGCTGGGCTGGCTCTGTGCTTTGCATTTTAGGAGGACTCATATTCTGCCTCTCCTTGTCAGAGGGCTTCAG TCGAGCAGAGTACTCCTACAGTGGTGCTACGTCTATGGTAACCAAGCGTCACAAACCCGGCAAGTCTGCCAACAGCTTCTACAAATCGGCAGTTTCCACAGACCCCCGCGACCCAGCAGAACACTCAAGGCAGTTTGGAAAGAACGCCTATGTGTGA